A window from Deinococcus reticulitermitis encodes these proteins:
- a CDS encoding SpoIID/LytB domain-containing protein has protein sequence MLSPLLPRRVRWPALPGLVTPELVTGPGHGRLASRCRFSHAARQAGSALLALVGLALASGAGATTLRVLVSSGPQVHLRVSVGGALQPWQVGVQGANLTLEGRDAGSPTLYLAPSPGSVVEIAGKAYRGGVLLRREGPGVQAINVVDLEDYLRGVVAAEMPASWPAAALAAQAVIARTYAASRIDPKKSYDTCATERCQVYGGVQAEHPATDAAIRATAGQVVAFAGQPAQTFFSSDSGGYVASSHEVWNTPLPYLIAQADPHSVSAGGPRASWELSVPLSRVQGVAADYGVRVGALRDVRVSRASDSGRVQELTFSGASGVERLAGAEAGGFMRALGAQSSRITLRVEEGALQVQGAGMGHGVGLSQYGALGMARAGHTHPQMLAFYYPGTNLSALAALRPEPGSPAQASGEAPWETRGAPLVAARMFLPSFPTRQVSE, from the coding sequence ATGCTTTCGCCTCTTCTCCCGCGCCGCGTGCGGTGGCCGGCCCTGCCCGGGCTGGTGACCCCAGAGCTGGTCACCGGCCCAGGCCATGGCCGGCTGGCTTCCCGCTGCCGCTTCTCCCATGCGGCCCGCCAGGCGGGCAGCGCCCTTCTCGCGCTGGTCGGGCTGGCCCTCGCCAGTGGTGCCGGCGCGACCACGCTGCGCGTTCTCGTGAGCAGTGGGCCTCAGGTCCACCTGCGCGTCTCGGTCGGCGGCGCTCTGCAGCCCTGGCAGGTCGGCGTGCAGGGCGCGAACCTGACGCTGGAGGGCCGGGACGCGGGCAGCCCCACCCTCTACCTCGCGCCGAGTCCGGGCAGTGTGGTCGAGATCGCGGGCAAGGCCTACCGGGGCGGCGTGCTGCTGCGCCGCGAGGGGCCGGGGGTGCAGGCGATCAACGTCGTGGACCTCGAAGACTACCTGCGCGGCGTGGTCGCCGCCGAGATGCCGGCCAGCTGGCCGGCGGCGGCCCTCGCCGCCCAGGCCGTGATTGCCCGGACCTACGCCGCCTCGCGCATCGATCCCAAAAAGTCCTATGACACCTGCGCCACCGAGCGCTGTCAGGTGTACGGCGGCGTGCAGGCCGAGCACCCGGCCACCGACGCGGCGATCCGGGCGACGGCGGGGCAGGTCGTCGCCTTCGCCGGGCAGCCGGCCCAGACCTTCTTCTCCAGCGACTCGGGGGGCTACGTCGCCTCGAGCCATGAGGTCTGGAACACCCCCCTGCCTTACCTCATCGCGCAGGCTGACCCCCACTCCGTCTCGGCGGGGGGACCGCGCGCGAGCTGGGAACTTAGTGTCCCGCTCTCCCGGGTGCAGGGCGTGGCCGCCGACTACGGCGTGCGTGTGGGAGCGCTGCGTGACGTGCGGGTGAGCCGCGCGAGTGACTCGGGGCGGGTGCAGGAGCTGACCTTCAGCGGCGCGTCGGGCGTGGAGCGGCTCGCCGGGGCTGAGGCCGGCGGCTTCATGCGCGCCCTCGGAGCCCAGAGCAGCCGCATCACGTTGCGGGTGGAGGAAGGCGCCCTCCAGGTCCAGGGCGCGGGCATGGGCCACGGGGTCGGCCTCTCGCAGTACGGAGCGCTCGGCATGGCGCGGGCCGGCCACACCCACCCCCAGATGCTCGCCTTCTACTACCCCGGAACCAACCTGAGCGCCCTGGCCGCGCTGCGTCCGGAGCCGGGGTCACCCGCGCAGGCCAGTGGGGAGGCGCCGTGGGAGACCAGGGGGGCGCCCCTGGTGGCCGCCCGGATGTTCCTGCCCTCCTTCCCCACCAGGCAGGTCAGCGAATGA
- the recG gene encoding ATP-dependent DNA helicase RecG yields the protein MATVQELQDRLRRPLAAELAAGCHDRIVAGGLEKLLASPLAGPFPQVREVLRGYAGMEAGARAEALRAALGVLDGAGKKGPGRASQPAPKPAVPQAAPGERLAIDAPVERLNTGPGGPRKLASLGLHTLRDVLHAYPHRHEDRRALPDLSQVEDGQKVTVMGTVVSKFRRTPRPGMLILEVVLETPSGGRVKASWFNQPWVEKGLREGARLVLTGRAKKFGRQTQLAVEHLETVDAAQDSLSTGRIVGVYDAKEGISQEFLRRAAHRALETAPPDDYLPAHWRKKYGVTDLADALWGIHFPRDEAHLRRANTRLKFDEYLFLELRMLLQGEDAVLQGKRFEARGDDIHRFEAALPFRFTNAQRRVLLEITDDMRSDRQMARLVQGDVGSGKTAVAACALYLAVRDGYQGALMAPTEILARQHYANLAGYLGQLDVRVGLLIGAMAPKAKLEMQTRIAEGDVDVVVGTQALIQENVRFDNLGLAVVDEEHRFGVQQRRRLLAGRPDVLVMSATPIPRSLALTAYGDLELSIIDELPPGRTPIETKLIQDVHRQQAYGFVMGQIRQGRQAFVVTALIEESENLEALAATQLAEDLRAILPEARVDLLHGKMSAAEKDAVMERFRAREFDLLVSTTVIEVGVDVPNATVMVIENAERFGLAQLHQLRGRVGRGSAQSYCVLIAGETSLKTRKRLKIIEGSTDGFVIAEADLKLRGPGELRGTRQSGIPDLRLADLANDEEIIVQARELAKHILAHDPRLEHPRLGYLRSELQNRSQSVAYREVI from the coding sequence ATGGCGACGGTGCAGGAACTGCAAGACCGACTCAGACGCCCCCTCGCGGCAGAACTCGCGGCGGGGTGCCACGACCGCATCGTGGCGGGCGGCCTGGAGAAGCTGCTCGCCTCGCCGCTCGCCGGTCCCTTTCCGCAGGTGCGCGAGGTGCTGCGCGGCTACGCCGGGATGGAAGCGGGCGCGCGGGCCGAGGCGCTGCGGGCGGCGCTCGGCGTGCTCGACGGCGCGGGGAAGAAGGGGCCGGGCCGGGCCAGCCAGCCGGCGCCCAAACCCGCCGTTCCCCAGGCCGCGCCCGGCGAGCGCCTTGCCATCGACGCCCCAGTCGAGCGTCTGAACACCGGCCCCGGCGGACCGCGCAAGCTCGCCTCGCTGGGGCTGCATACCCTGCGCGACGTGCTGCACGCCTACCCGCACCGCCACGAGGACCGCCGCGCGCTGCCCGATCTCTCGCAGGTGGAAGACGGGCAGAAGGTGACGGTGATGGGGACGGTGGTGAGCAAGTTTCGCCGCACGCCGCGCCCCGGCATGCTGATTCTGGAAGTCGTGCTCGAAACGCCCTCGGGCGGGCGGGTCAAGGCGTCGTGGTTCAACCAGCCGTGGGTGGAAAAGGGGCTGCGCGAGGGTGCGCGGCTCGTGCTCACCGGGCGGGCCAAGAAATTTGGACGCCAGACGCAACTCGCCGTCGAGCACCTGGAGACGGTGGACGCCGCGCAGGACTCGCTGAGCACAGGCCGCATCGTGGGCGTGTACGACGCCAAGGAAGGCATCAGCCAGGAGTTCCTGCGCCGGGCCGCGCACCGGGCGCTCGAAACCGCGCCCCCGGACGATTACCTGCCGGCCCACTGGCGGAAGAAATACGGCGTCACCGACCTCGCCGACGCGCTGTGGGGCATCCACTTCCCGCGTGACGAGGCGCACCTGCGCCGGGCGAACACGCGGCTCAAATTCGACGAGTACCTCTTTCTGGAGCTGCGGATGCTGCTGCAAGGCGAGGACGCGGTTCTTCAGGGCAAGCGCTTCGAGGCGCGCGGCGACGACATCCACCGCTTCGAGGCGGCGCTGCCCTTCCGCTTCACGAACGCCCAGCGGCGGGTGCTGCTCGAGATCACTGACGACATGCGCTCGGACCGCCAGATGGCGCGGCTGGTGCAGGGCGACGTGGGCAGCGGCAAGACGGCGGTGGCGGCGTGCGCGCTCTACCTCGCCGTGCGCGACGGCTACCAGGGGGCGCTGATGGCGCCGACCGAGATCCTCGCCCGGCAGCATTACGCCAACCTCGCCGGTTACCTCGGACAACTCGATGTGCGGGTGGGCTTACTCATCGGCGCGATGGCCCCGAAAGCCAAGCTGGAGATGCAAACGCGCATCGCCGAAGGGGACGTGGACGTGGTGGTGGGCACCCAGGCGTTGATTCAGGAGAACGTGCGCTTCGACAACCTCGGGCTCGCCGTCGTGGACGAGGAACACCGCTTCGGGGTGCAGCAGCGCCGGCGCCTGCTCGCCGGGCGCCCCGACGTGCTCGTGATGTCGGCCACCCCGATTCCGCGCTCGCTCGCGCTGACGGCCTACGGCGACCTCGAACTCAGCATCATCGACGAGTTGCCGCCCGGCAGGACGCCCATCGAGACGAAGCTGATCCAGGACGTGCACCGCCAGCAGGCCTACGGCTTCGTGATGGGCCAGATTCGCCAGGGCCGGCAGGCGTTCGTGGTGACGGCCCTGATCGAGGAATCGGAGAACCTCGAAGCCCTCGCCGCCACGCAGCTCGCCGAGGACCTGCGCGCGATCCTGCCCGAAGCGCGCGTCGATCTGCTGCACGGCAAGATGAGCGCCGCCGAGAAGGACGCCGTGATGGAGCGCTTCCGGGCGCGCGAGTTCGACCTGCTGGTCTCTACCACCGTGATCGAGGTGGGCGTGGACGTGCCCAACGCCACAGTGATGGTGATCGAGAACGCCGAGCGATTCGGCCTCGCGCAGCTGCACCAGCTGCGGGGCCGGGTGGGACGCGGCAGCGCGCAGAGCTACTGCGTCCTGATCGCGGGCGAGACTTCCCTGAAGACCCGCAAGCGCCTCAAGATCATCGAGGGCAGCACCGACGGCTTCGTGATCGCCGAGGCCGACCTCAAGCTGCGCGGCCCCGGCGAGCTGCGCGGCACCCGCCAGAGCGGCATCCCGGATCTGCGCCTCGCCGACCTCGCCAACGACGAGGAGATCATCGTGCAGGCGCGCGAACTCGCCAAGCACATCCTCGCGCACGACCCCCGGCTCGAGCACCCGCGCCTCGGCTACCTGCGCTCCGAGCTGCAAAACCGCAGCCAGAGCGTGGCCTACCGCGAGGTGATCTGA
- a CDS encoding class I SAM-dependent methyltransferase — protein sequence MGAYDRLAASYDRRWGRYARTTAREVLSALPPLGSGTLLDVGCGTGLLLALARQRSPEARLVGAEPSAGMRREAARTLAGQNVTLLASRAETLALPNASVDALTCLNVVHYLADPSLALREWRRVLRPGGVLVLQDYVPNGLPGFTCLVSLNDRELVRVYRVPELAGLLEAGGFGEVTAHAFRIDLFWRGGLARGVLPRAT from the coding sequence ATGGGAGCCTATGACCGCCTCGCCGCGAGCTATGACCGCCGCTGGGGCCGCTACGCCCGCACCACGGCCCGCGAGGTGCTGAGCGCGCTGCCGCCGCTGGGGTCTGGCACGCTGCTCGACGTGGGCTGCGGCACCGGCCTCCTGCTGGCGCTCGCCCGCCAACGCTCCCCGGAGGCGCGCCTCGTCGGCGCCGAACCCAGCGCGGGCATGCGCCGGGAAGCCGCGCGCACCCTCGCCGGACAGAACGTGACCCTCCTCGCCTCCCGCGCCGAGACCCTCGCGCTGCCGAACGCCTCGGTGGACGCCCTGACCTGTCTGAACGTGGTGCACTACCTCGCGGACCCGTCCCTGGCCCTGCGCGAGTGGCGCCGGGTGTTGCGGCCCGGGGGCGTCCTCGTCCTTCAGGACTACGTGCCCAATGGCCTGCCGGGATTCACCTGCCTCGTCTCCCTGAACGACCGCGAACTCGTGCGGGTTTACCGGGTGCCGGAACTGGCCGGACTGCTGGAGGCGGGGGGTTTTGGCGAAGTCACGGCGCACGCCTTCCGGATCGACCTGTTCTGGCGGGGCGGCCTGGCGCGCGGCGTGCTTCCCCGGGCCACCTGA
- the gyrA gene encoding DNA gyrase subunit A: MTGIQPVDITTEVKTNFINYAMNVIVDRALPDVRDGMKPVQRRIMYAMLQEGLASNQKHAKSASVVGEVMKRYHPHGDSSIYDAMVRLGQWWNMRYTLVDPQGNFGSMDGDMAAAMRYTEARMTKVAEEILADLEKETVDLKPNYDETTTEPTVLPSAVPNLLINGASGIAVGMATNIPPHNLTEICNGLLALIDNPAITLNEMMTHVQGPDFPTGGRIAKVGIRDAYATGHAGLKVRGKARIEESKNGRTQIIISEIPYQLNKTNLLQTISAMYKAGKIPDISALRDESDRKDPVRIVVELKRGALGTLVLNQLYKYTQLQSSFTVMNLSIVNGEPRVLPLIDTMRYFLEHRQDVVTRRTAYDLRKAEERAHVLEGLLRALDHIDEVISLIRASKTGGEARDGLMVRFGLSEVQAQAILDMRLQRLVGLERERLQGEFDELTKTIERLRSILGDEKLLWREIKKELRDIRDRYGDARRSVITELEEDIGKEDLIAVEDMVITMTRAGYLKRTNLDAYREQKRGGRGASGGKLRSEDANTGVFVGSTHDYLLFFTDQGRVFHEKIYDLPEAGRDAKGTHIRNLLPGLRDDENIASVLSVSGFDQPGSFIFATKAGVIKKSLITDYSNITSAGLIAINLQPGDELIGVDIQQNGDDVVLATREGQAMRFEANLVRDTGRATQGVIGIRLREGDEVVSMALVPSNDENGELLAVSEYGLGKRTKVSDYPSKGRGGLGVITLDVTEKTGKLVTLAHVAGNEELMVLTQKGTVIRTRVEEVRVTGRNAQGVKVINIGDKDCVIDAFPIRREDEL; this comes from the coding sequence ATGACCGGAATCCAGCCTGTCGATATCACCACCGAAGTCAAGACCAATTTCATCAACTACGCGATGAACGTGATCGTGGACCGCGCGCTGCCCGACGTGCGCGACGGCATGAAGCCGGTGCAGCGCCGGATCATGTACGCGATGCTGCAAGAGGGCTTAGCCAGCAACCAGAAGCACGCCAAGTCGGCGTCGGTCGTCGGCGAAGTCATGAAGCGGTATCACCCGCACGGCGACTCCTCGATCTACGACGCGATGGTGCGGCTCGGGCAGTGGTGGAACATGCGCTACACCCTCGTCGATCCGCAGGGCAACTTCGGCTCGATGGACGGCGACATGGCCGCCGCGATGCGCTACACCGAGGCGCGCATGACCAAGGTGGCCGAGGAAATCCTCGCCGACCTCGAAAAAGAGACGGTGGACCTCAAGCCCAACTACGACGAGACGACCACCGAGCCGACCGTGCTCCCCTCCGCCGTGCCGAACCTCTTGATCAACGGCGCTTCGGGGATCGCGGTGGGCATGGCGACCAACATCCCGCCGCACAACCTCACCGAGATCTGCAACGGGCTGCTCGCCTTGATCGACAACCCCGCCATCACGCTCAACGAGATGATGACGCACGTGCAGGGGCCGGACTTCCCGACCGGCGGGCGGATCGCCAAGGTAGGGATCCGCGACGCCTACGCGACCGGACACGCCGGGCTCAAGGTGCGCGGCAAGGCCCGCATCGAGGAGAGCAAGAACGGGCGCACCCAGATCATCATCTCGGAGATTCCCTACCAGCTCAACAAGACCAACCTGCTCCAGACGATCAGCGCGATGTACAAGGCGGGCAAGATCCCCGACATCTCGGCCCTGCGCGACGAGTCCGACCGCAAGGACCCGGTGCGGATCGTGGTGGAGCTCAAGCGCGGGGCGCTGGGGACGCTCGTGCTCAATCAGCTCTACAAGTACACCCAGCTCCAGAGCAGCTTCACGGTCATGAACCTCAGCATCGTGAACGGCGAGCCGCGCGTGCTGCCCCTGATCGACACGATGCGCTACTTCCTGGAGCACCGTCAGGACGTGGTGACCCGCCGCACCGCCTACGACCTGCGCAAGGCCGAGGAGCGCGCGCACGTCCTCGAAGGGCTGCTCAGAGCGCTCGACCACATCGACGAGGTGATCAGCCTGATCCGCGCGAGCAAGACCGGCGGCGAGGCGCGCGACGGCCTGATGGTCCGCTTCGGCCTCTCGGAAGTGCAGGCCCAGGCGATTCTCGACATGCGGCTGCAACGCCTCGTCGGGCTGGAGCGCGAGCGGCTGCAAGGCGAGTTCGACGAGCTGACCAAGACCATCGAGCGCCTGCGTTCGATTCTCGGCGACGAGAAACTGCTGTGGCGCGAGATCAAAAAGGAGCTGCGCGACATCCGCGACCGCTACGGCGACGCGCGCAGATCGGTCATCACCGAACTTGAGGAAGACATCGGCAAGGAAGACCTGATCGCGGTCGAGGACATGGTGATCACCATGACCCGCGCGGGCTACCTCAAGCGCACCAACCTCGACGCCTACCGGGAGCAGAAGCGCGGGGGCCGGGGCGCCTCGGGTGGCAAGCTGCGCAGCGAGGACGCCAACACCGGCGTGTTCGTGGGCTCCACGCACGACTACCTGCTGTTCTTCACCGATCAGGGCCGCGTCTTCCACGAGAAGATCTACGACCTGCCGGAAGCGGGCCGCGACGCCAAGGGCACCCACATCCGCAACCTGCTGCCGGGCCTGCGCGACGACGAGAACATCGCCTCCGTGCTCAGCGTGAGCGGCTTCGACCAGCCGGGGAGCTTCATCTTCGCGACCAAGGCCGGCGTGATCAAAAAGAGCCTGATCACCGACTATTCCAACATCACCTCGGCGGGCCTGATCGCGATCAACCTGCAACCCGGCGACGAGCTGATCGGCGTGGACATCCAGCAAAACGGCGACGACGTGGTGCTCGCCACGCGGGAGGGCCAGGCGATGCGCTTCGAGGCCAACCTCGTGCGCGACACGGGCCGCGCCACCCAGGGCGTGATCGGCATCCGGCTGCGTGAGGGCGACGAGGTGGTCAGCATGGCCCTGGTGCCGAGCAACGACGAGAACGGTGAACTGCTCGCGGTCAGCGAATACGGCCTCGGCAAGCGCACCAAGGTCAGCGATTACCCGAGCAAGGGACGCGGCGGCCTCGGCGTCATCACCCTCGACGTGACCGAGAAGACCGGCAAACTCGTCACGCTCGCGCATGTCGCCGGCAACGAGGAACTGATGGTCCTGACCCAGAAGGGCACCGTGATCCGCACCCGCGTCGAGGAAGTGCGCGTCACTGGGCGCAACGCCCAGGGCGTCAAGGTGATCAACATCGGCGACAAGGACTGCGTGATCGACGCCTTCCCGATTCGCCGCGAGGACGAGTTGTAA
- a CDS encoding roadblock/LC7 domain-containing protein gives MLSDLTRLVTDVSGAWGAAIGGLDGLLVEEYVPTGADLGLLVAEHAGLLRAVSAAYSGTLGGGETRELYVRGESLSVYLLPINTEFFVLLALDGRSNLGQARLYARVAARALETQL, from the coding sequence ATGCTTTCTGATCTCACCAGGCTCGTCACAGACGTCAGCGGGGCGTGGGGCGCGGCCATCGGCGGCCTGGACGGGCTGCTGGTCGAGGAGTACGTTCCGACCGGGGCGGATCTGGGCCTGCTCGTGGCCGAGCACGCCGGGCTGCTGCGCGCGGTCAGTGCGGCGTACAGCGGCACCCTCGGCGGGGGCGAGACGCGCGAACTGTACGTGCGCGGCGAGTCGCTGAGCGTATACCTTCTGCCGATCAACACTGAATTCTTCGTGCTGCTCGCCCTCGACGGTCGCAGCAACCTCGGGCAGGCGCGGCTGTATGCCCGGGTCGCCGCCCGCGCCCTGGAGACGCAGCTATGA
- a CDS encoding roadblock/LC7 domain-containing protein, which produces MRLDALRAQPGLLAAVLVGPDGLPLEMIGEGELLAAELAALRAWTERVGEPLGAGRVTRLALTTEQIEVVALASGPYLLGAALTRGLDTRPVQQALAQLALEAAELPEPEGR; this is translated from the coding sequence ATGAGGCTCGATGCCCTCCGTGCCCAGCCGGGCCTGCTGGCCGCCGTGCTCGTCGGCCCCGACGGTCTGCCGCTTGAAATGATCGGCGAGGGCGAACTGCTCGCCGCCGAACTCGCCGCGCTGCGGGCGTGGACTGAGCGCGTGGGGGAGCCCCTGGGTGCCGGGCGCGTGACCCGCCTTGCCCTGACCACCGAGCAGATTGAGGTCGTCGCCCTCGCCAGCGGGCCTTATCTGCTCGGTGCGGCGCTCACGCGCGGCCTCGACACCCGGCCCGTGCAGCAGGCCCTCGCCCAGCTCGCGCTCGAAGCCGCCGAGCTGCCTGAGCCGGAGGGCCGGTGA
- a CDS encoding roadblock/LC7 domain-containing protein: MNGAGGGAPLDLSPLLGVRGVHGAALCGPAGAVQAQVGAGPVDPGIVTAARAVLQSLQGATGASGWNDLLLDLGSGPVLLTPVGGSVLLTAFDEVPSLGRVRLGVRRVLSPRS; the protein is encoded by the coding sequence GTGAACGGGGCGGGGGGAGGCGCGCCGCTCGACCTCTCGCCCCTTCTCGGCGTGCGCGGCGTGCATGGCGCGGCCCTGTGTGGGCCAGCGGGCGCCGTGCAGGCCCAGGTGGGCGCCGGTCCGGTGGACCCGGGCATCGTCACGGCGGCCCGCGCGGTGCTGCAAAGCCTTCAGGGCGCGACCGGTGCGTCCGGGTGGAACGACCTGCTGCTCGACCTGGGGAGCGGCCCTGTCCTGCTGACCCCGGTGGGCGGGAGCGTGCTGCTCACGGCATTTGACGAGGTCCCCAGCCTCGGCCGCGTGCGCCTCGGCGTGCGGCGGGTGCTCTCTCCCCGGAGCTGA
- a CDS encoding MBL fold metallo-hydrolase has translation MPLTRPAPGVGMARLYANVFLIRSPQGRLLVDTGTVRHAATFARLLRAFEPDAVLLTHSHVDHGGNAFLAARRSSLLAHPLEHARLSGQSHDLPYPAGRPQVGSLISRLHPKVPVSRLRAVQPGEDVLGWEVIHLPGHTDGQIGLRREGVLIAADAVLSRPTGAHLPRAAYNWDHGAALRTLREISEMDLDLILPGHGAPLSPAQVRARAERDADVWTRETARLSSGERAPAARRGARGRGWGPRQMP, from the coding sequence ATGCCGCTGACCCGCCCCGCGCCCGGCGTCGGGATGGCCCGGCTCTACGCCAACGTGTTCCTGATCCGCTCGCCGCAGGGCCGGTTGCTCGTCGACACCGGCACGGTTCGTCACGCCGCCACCTTCGCCCGGCTGCTGCGCGCTTTTGAGCCCGACGCCGTGCTGCTGACCCACAGCCACGTCGACCACGGCGGCAATGCCTTTCTCGCCGCGCGGCGCTCCAGCTTGCTCGCGCACCCGCTGGAGCACGCCCGGCTCAGCGGGCAGAGCCACGACCTGCCGTATCCCGCCGGGCGCCCGCAGGTCGGTTCACTGATCTCGCGCCTGCATCCCAAGGTGCCGGTCTCTCGCCTCCGGGCAGTGCAGCCGGGCGAGGACGTGCTCGGGTGGGAGGTCATTCACCTGCCGGGCCACACCGACGGGCAGATCGGCCTGCGGCGTGAAGGAGTCCTGATCGCCGCCGACGCCGTGCTCTCGCGGCCGACCGGGGCACACCTGCCGCGCGCCGCGTACAACTGGGACCACGGCGCCGCGCTGCGAACCCTGCGCGAGATCAGCGAGATGGACCTCGACCTGATTCTCCCCGGACACGGCGCCCCGCTCAGTCCGGCGCAGGTGCGGGCGCGGGCCGAGCGGGACGCCGACGTCTGGACGAGAGAAACGGCCCGGCTCAGCTCCGGGGAGAGAGCACCCGCCGCACGCCGAGGCGCACGCGGCCGAGGCTGGGGACCTCGTCAAATGCCGTGA
- a CDS encoding YczE/YyaS/YitT family protein, with product MPRAASLAPLTRGGRVGRFALLIGGLLLYGLSLRLMIDARIGVAPWEVLHLGLSRVLPLTVGQASIGVGALLLAYTSFGLRERVGLGTLLNVLLIGIFLDVLGPLVPDPVGWPRRAAQFAAGVALLGLATGAYVGAGLGAGPRDGLMLGLNRRYGWPVARIRTVVELVVLLLGALLGGPVGWGTLAFALLVGHSVSFGLSLFGVRGSASPGAMPRRPLA from the coding sequence ATGCCGCGCGCCGCGTCCCTCGCCCCCCTCACCCGTGGGGGCCGCGTGGGGCGTTTCGCCCTGCTGATCGGCGGCCTGCTGCTCTACGGCCTCAGCCTGCGCCTGATGATTGACGCGCGCATCGGCGTGGCGCCCTGGGAGGTCTTGCACCTCGGACTAAGCCGCGTGCTGCCTCTCACGGTGGGGCAGGCGAGCATCGGCGTGGGGGCGCTGCTGCTCGCCTACACGTCTTTCGGCCTCCGGGAGCGCGTCGGCCTGGGCACGCTGCTCAACGTCCTCCTGATCGGGATTTTTCTCGACGTGCTTGGGCCTCTGGTTCCCGATCCGGTGGGTTGGCCGCGGCGCGCGGCGCAGTTCGCCGCCGGGGTGGCGCTGCTTGGCCTCGCGACCGGGGCCTACGTGGGCGCGGGCCTCGGCGCCGGGCCGCGTGACGGGCTGATGCTGGGTCTCAACCGCCGCTACGGCTGGCCGGTCGCGCGCATTCGTACGGTGGTCGAGCTTGTTGTGCTGCTCCTGGGGGCGCTGCTCGGCGGGCCGGTCGGGTGGGGAACGCTCGCCTTCGCGCTGCTCGTCGGGCACAGCGTGAGCTTTGGGCTCAGCCTGTTCGGGGTGCGGGGTTCGGCCTCCCCAGGGGCCATGCCCCGCCGCCCCCTGGCTTGA
- the guaA gene encoding glutamine-hydrolyzing GMP synthase: MSLVILDFGSQYTRLITRRLRELGAYSVILPGTASLERIRQENPRGIVFSGGPSSVYDAQAPRPAPGVLDLDVPILGVCYGMQFLAHEAGGEVRRAGKREYGKADLTRYGGRLFEGIQGEFVAWMSHSDSVTALPAGYEVVAETEDTPVAAIANDAARRYGVQFHPEVVHTPKGGQLLANFLDLCGAPRDWDAAHIVEELVENVRAQVGDGKVLLAISGGVDSSTLALLLARAVGERLTAVFIDHGLLRLGEREQVEAALRPLGVNLVTVDARAEFLGALRGVSDPELKRKIIGREFIRAFERETARLGHFDFLAQGTLYPDVIESAGGLQADKSGAANIKSHHNVGGLPEDLAFQLVEPFRTLFKDEVREIARLLGLPEHIRMRHPFPGPGLAIRCLGEVTEEKLDILGRVDDIFISGLREFGLYDGCSQALAVLTPIQSVGVMGDERTYSYTAALRAVTTDDFMTAEWARLPYEFLATMSNRIVNQVHEINRVVYDITGKPPATIEWE, from the coding sequence GTGAGTCTCGTCATCCTGGATTTCGGCAGCCAGTACACCCGCCTGATTACCCGGCGCCTGCGCGAACTCGGCGCCTACTCGGTGATCTTGCCCGGCACCGCGAGCCTGGAGCGCATCCGGCAGGAAAACCCCCGGGGGATCGTCTTCTCAGGCGGGCCGAGCAGCGTGTACGACGCGCAGGCCCCGCGCCCGGCCCCCGGCGTGCTGGACCTCGACGTGCCGATCCTCGGGGTGTGCTACGGGATGCAGTTTCTGGCCCACGAGGCGGGCGGGGAGGTCCGGCGCGCGGGCAAACGCGAGTACGGCAAGGCGGACCTCACGCGCTACGGGGGCAGGCTCTTTGAGGGCATTCAGGGCGAGTTCGTCGCGTGGATGAGCCACAGCGACTCGGTGACGGCGCTGCCCGCCGGCTACGAGGTGGTCGCTGAAACGGAAGACACCCCCGTCGCTGCCATCGCCAACGACGCGGCGCGGCGCTACGGCGTGCAGTTTCACCCGGAGGTCGTCCACACCCCCAAGGGCGGGCAGCTGCTTGCCAACTTCCTCGATCTGTGCGGCGCTCCGCGCGACTGGGACGCGGCCCACATCGTCGAAGAACTCGTCGAAAACGTGCGGGCGCAGGTGGGAGACGGCAAGGTGCTGCTCGCGATCTCGGGCGGCGTGGATTCCTCGACGCTCGCGCTGCTGCTCGCGCGGGCGGTGGGGGAGCGCCTGACCGCCGTCTTCATCGACCACGGCCTGCTGCGCCTCGGCGAGCGTGAACAGGTGGAAGCGGCGCTGCGGCCCCTGGGCGTGAATCTCGTGACGGTGGACGCCCGCGCGGAGTTCCTGGGCGCCCTGCGCGGCGTCTCCGACCCCGAGCTCAAGCGCAAGATCATCGGGCGCGAGTTCATTCGGGCCTTCGAGCGCGAAACCGCGCGGCTCGGGCACTTCGACTTTCTCGCGCAGGGCACGCTGTACCCCGACGTGATCGAGTCGGCGGGCGGGCTCCAGGCCGACAAATCAGGGGCCGCCAACATCAAGAGCCACCACAACGTCGGCGGGTTGCCCGAAGACCTCGCTTTTCAGCTTGTCGAGCCGTTTCGCACCCTATTCAAGGACGAGGTGCGCGAGATCGCCCGGCTGCTCGGCCTCCCGGAACACATCCGGATGCGCCACCCCTTCCCCGGCCCCGGGCTGGCGATCCGCTGCCTGGGCGAGGTGACCGAGGAAAAACTCGACATCCTGGGCCGGGTGGACGACATCTTCATTTCGGGCCTGCGCGAGTTCGGGCTCTACGACGGCTGCTCGCAGGCGCTGGCGGTGCTCACCCCCATTCAGTCGGTCGGCGTGATGGGCGACGAGCGCACCTACTCGTACACGGCGGCGCTGCGGGCCGTGACCACCGACGACTTCATGACCGCCGAGTGGGCGCGGCTGCCCTACGAGTTTCTCGCCACGATGAGTAACCGCATTGTCAACCAGGTCCACGAGATCAACCGCGTGGTCTACGACATCACCGGCAAGCCGCCCGCCACCATCGAGTGGGAATAA